The Amycolatopsis endophytica genome includes the window GGATCGCCGAATTGCTGATCTTCGGTTCCACCGGGCGTGGCGATGGCGGACCGTCGAGCGGGCCCCTCTCTGCGGCGTGATCACCTGCTGATCGCGGAGATGACCGATGCCGCCGAGCAAGCGCAGCTCCTCGCGGCCGGCGCGGACATGGAGCGCCTCGAAAACGACCGGCAGCGGCGGGACGCGCTGCTGGGGAACTTCACGGTCCTCGGCGAGGCCAACATCCCGAAGTGCCCTGGCGTCGCCCTGCCGCTCTGCGGAACCGCATCGTCCACGGCTACTGGTCGATCGACCTCGCCGTTCTCCACACCACCGCGAACGAGCAGCTCGGCGAGCTGATCAAGGCCCTCCGCGTGGTGCTCGACAAACTTACCTGACCCGCACCGGCAGCGTGTCCACCCCGTAGACGATCGACGTCTGGCGGTAGCTCAGCTGCTCCGGCTCGATGTCCAGGCGCAGGTCCGGGAAGCGCCGCACCAGTGCCGGGTACGCGGCGCGCAGTTCCATGCGCGCCAGTTCCGCTCCGATGCACCGGTGCGCGCCCCAGCCGAAGGCCAGGTGCTGCGTCGCCGGGCGGGTGGCGTCGAAGGTTTCCATGTCGGCGCCCAGGTCGGCGTCGCGGTTGGCTCCGCTCAGCGACACGAACACGATGTCGCCCTTGGCGATCTGCTGTCCGCCGACCGTGACGTCCTCGCGCGCGAACCGCGGGAACGCCACCTGCACCACGGTGAGGTACCGCAGCAGCTCTTCGACGAAGTTGTGCGCCGCCTCGTCGGAGGCGCGCACCAGCTCGAACGTCTCGCGGTCGCGCAGCAGCACGATCGCCCCGAGAGCCAGCATGCTCGCCGTCGTCTCCAGGCCACCGGTCAGCACACCGTCGGCGAGACCGGCCAGCTCCTGATCGGAGATGCGGTCACCGTGCTCCTTGACCAGCATGCCGAGCAGCCCGTCACCGGGCGACTCGCGCTGCTTCTTGACGATCTCCAGCAGGTAGGACAGCGACTCGGAGATCGCGCCGAACGACGCGCCCGCCCCGGCGAACAGGTCGAACCGGACCGTACTCAGCCGCTGGAAGTCGTCCCTGTCCTCGTAGGACACACCGAGCAGCTCGCAGATCGTCAGCGACGGGATCGGCAACGCGAACGACTGCATCAAATCGACCGGCCCGTCGGCCTTCTCCATCGCGTCGAGCTGGTCGGCGATGATCTCGTCGATCCGCGGCGTGAGCCGGCTCAGCCGCCGCATCGTGAACTCCGGCGTGAGCATCTTGCGCAGCCGCGTGTGGTCCGGCGGGTCGGCGAACCCCAGACCGCCCGGGTTCTGCTCGGCGGACAGCCCCGCCTTGCCGACCAGGTTCGTGTAGTCGTTGCTGAACTTGTCGGTGGCGGCGAGCACTTCCTTCGCCTCGCCGTACCCGGTGACCAGCCACGCGGTGATGCCGAACGGCAACGGCAGCTTGCTCACCGGCGCCTCGTCCCGGCTCGCGCCCAGCTCCGGCACCGGATCCAGCCCGTCGCGGCGCAACGGCATCAGCGCGGAATCAGGCAGGACCGACAGGTCGAAGCCCTTCTTCTGCGCTCTCGCCAGGTAGCGCCGTCCCACCCAGGAAACCACACGCGCGCGAAGCCCCATGACCGCAGATTACACGCGGCCACCGACCGTCCCGGGGCCGCGAGTGATGTCACTCTCGCAGGTGGTGCGGGTCACCCGGTAGGTCGGCGTCCGGTCTGGACCCCGCCGTCCCGGGTACATCGTGGCATCACCACAACCAGGGGAGTGAGCCGAGATGTCTGACAGGGCCCGCCTCGGGATGACCGCCGCGCTGTGCGTCCTCCTGCCGTTCGGACCGGCCGTGGCGCACGCCGCGCCGTCCGGGAACCAGCCCGCGATCGCGCAGGAGCAGATGAGCGACCTGCCGCAGGGACTGTGGGGACTGCTGGGCCTGCTCGGGCTCTTCGGCCTGCTGGGCCTGGCCCGGCGCGGCCCGAAGCGGAACGCGAAGAATCCGCTGGCCGGCTACGGCGGCGAGGACGAGATGAGCCGCGGACGCCATCAGGCACCGCCGGCGCCACGCGCCGGCTCGCCGATGGACATTCTGCCCGGCGCCCAGACCGACCGGAACCCGCAGGTGGAGCGCCCGCCGCTGATCGACCAGCCAGCCATGCCGCGAGCCGACGCGGCGATTCCGCATGCTCCGAACCGGCCCGCGATGCCCCGCGAGCCGATGCCCGAGCCCGGGTCCCGGCCCGCCATGCCGCAGGCGCAAGCCGAGCAGATCAGGCCGTACGCCAGCTACACCGAGATGGCTCCTCCGGCGCCGCAGGCCGAGGTGGACGCGCCCCTCGCCCCCGCCGACGCGGTACCGTTCCCCGACTACACCGCCGCCTCGGCCGACCCGGCCCAGCGCATGCCCGCCGAGGAGGCCACGCCCTACCCCGAACACAGCGGGTCCGCCGCGGCGCCCCAGTCGGCACCACGCGCACCGGCCATGCCCTACGGCGCCTACGCCGAGGTGCCCGCTCCGGCCCAGCCCGTGCAGGGCGAGCTGAACCCGCCGCGGACGGCGACGTCCTACCGCACCCATGGCGAAATCCCGCCAGCCGCGCACCAGGTGGGGCCGCGGGTCGACTCGCCGATGGACACCGCGCCCACCACCCCGACACCGGTCCAGTACCGGCACGGCCAGGACGCGTACCCGCAGACCGACCAGGACCCACCGCCGCAGCGACCGGTGGTACCGCAGCAGCAGGGCGGCAGCGGCGGCCCGACCTTCGCCGGCCTGCCCCGCTACCCCGAAACCACGACACCGGACCCAGGCCCGGTCGACGCCGGGCCCCGACACCGGCGTTGACCGTCGCTCCCCGCCGCGGGGTCCACACCCCCGGGACGCCGCGGCGGGGGGCCATCCACACCCGCTCGGGCCCCGGGCGTCAGAGCTGGTCGACCGCCGTCACCCGCAACACCGCCGTGCCCGCCTCGTCGGAAGCCGCGAGATCCACCTCGGCGCTGATGCCCCAGTCGTGATCGCCCGCCGGGTCGTCGAAGATCTGCCGC containing:
- a CDS encoding HepT-like ribonuclease domain-containing protein produces the protein MPWRRPAALRNRIVHGYWSIDLAVLHTTANEQLGELIKALRVVLDKLT
- a CDS encoding cytochrome P450, whose product is MGLRARVVSWVGRRYLARAQKKGFDLSVLPDSALMPLRRDGLDPVPELGASRDEAPVSKLPLPFGITAWLVTGYGEAKEVLAATDKFSNDYTNLVGKAGLSAEQNPGGLGFADPPDHTRLRKMLTPEFTMRRLSRLTPRIDEIIADQLDAMEKADGPVDLMQSFALPIPSLTICELLGVSYEDRDDFQRLSTVRFDLFAGAGASFGAISESLSYLLEIVKKQRESPGDGLLGMLVKEHGDRISDQELAGLADGVLTGGLETTASMLALGAIVLLRDRETFELVRASDEAAHNFVEELLRYLTVVQVAFPRFAREDVTVGGQQIAKGDIVFVSLSGANRDADLGADMETFDATRPATQHLAFGWGAHRCIGAELARMELRAAYPALVRRFPDLRLDIEPEQLSYRQTSIVYGVDTLPVRVR